A stretch of the Frankiaceae bacterium genome encodes the following:
- a CDS encoding glycosyltransferase family 2 protein: MSGAVRVVVVTYSPGESLAAFLDSLGDATSRHVRVVLADNGSTDGAPEAAAERPGVELLPTGGNLGYGGGANVGAGLLAGTGASAAASSGDEPWLVVANPDITWHKGALDTLLDAAERWPRGGAFGPAILTPRGDLYPSARAFPTLGRGVGHALLGWWWPANPWTRSYRQESGGPVEGRAGWLSGSCMLLRRSAFDEVGGFDPGYFMYFEDLDLCRRLADAGWESVYVPTAVVEHTGAHSTSRNRNAMLRAHHRSAYRYLAGQYAGPRWLLVRVALRAGLAARYRLSLLVRGLGEGARPTRSGEVLGRGD, from the coding sequence GTGAGCGGAGCGGTCCGGGTCGTCGTCGTCACGTACTCGCCCGGCGAGTCCCTGGCGGCGTTCCTCGACTCGCTCGGCGACGCCACCTCCCGCCACGTCCGGGTCGTGCTGGCGGACAACGGCTCCACGGACGGCGCGCCCGAGGCGGCGGCAGAGCGCCCAGGCGTCGAGCTGCTGCCCACCGGCGGCAACCTCGGCTACGGCGGCGGTGCCAACGTCGGTGCGGGATTGCTCGCTGGCACCGGCGCGAGCGCCGCTGCCAGCTCAGGCGACGAGCCGTGGCTGGTCGTCGCCAACCCCGACATCACGTGGCACAAGGGCGCGCTCGACACCCTGCTCGACGCGGCGGAGCGCTGGCCGCGCGGCGGCGCGTTCGGGCCCGCGATCCTCACGCCGCGGGGCGACCTCTACCCGTCGGCGCGGGCGTTCCCGACGCTGGGCCGCGGCGTCGGCCACGCGCTGCTCGGCTGGTGGTGGCCGGCCAACCCGTGGACGCGCTCGTACCGCCAGGAGTCCGGCGGCCCCGTCGAGGGTCGCGCGGGCTGGCTGTCGGGGTCGTGCATGCTGCTGCGGCGCAGCGCGTTCGACGAGGTGGGGGGCTTCGACCCGGGCTACTTCATGTACTTCGAGGACCTCGACCTCTGCCGCCGCCTCGCCGACGCGGGGTGGGAGTCGGTGTACGTCCCCACGGCCGTCGTCGAGCACACCGGCGCGCACTCCACCAGCCGCAACCGCAACGCCATGCTGCGGGCGCACCACAGGAGCGCGTACCGGTACCTGGCGGGCCAGTACGCGGGCCCGCGCTGGCTGCTCGTCCGCGTTGCCCTGCGCGCGGGGCTCGCGGCCCGCTACCGTCTCTCGTTGCTGGTCCGCGGCCTGGGGGAGGGCGCTCGGCCGACGCGCTCGGGTGAGGTCCTGGGGAGGGGCGACTAG